The following coding sequences lie in one Thalassoglobus polymorphus genomic window:
- a CDS encoding HEAT repeat domain-containing protein produces the protein MSSQRIPIFLAVTMGSLLMLSAVNQVLSQDLDERLEKDLSGKVDEITSEEHLVTWLPTVTAAKEKTRIHRAPILVIGGADWCEPCHLLKKELAAPSVQSELERWVPVYLDVEKEVQTARELNMSSIPALRLLTPDGRVVASMHGVIPADELAIWLSDHYDSAAQTYLGDLTQRGTPSAIAVVRIVREFGKRDAALREAAITRLVPFPEIAAAHVVAKLRDGTLSERLSSLELLSVWKAPVDQIDPWIPESVNESRLAKLNTWLENQSSGTNQANDGLTPVEIVEAERLLRLMVTVDAAAAASMREQLSRMGNGVLPFLKEALLSTDDPVDTERLTAARYRLAATGGRVLTWPGGLERMASSDFDEKVQAVDEFAKMATHDDEELLLALFADSSPLVREIAIRTLQRVSGKSANGALVKLLKDPDPNVRAAVLKQLAEEPSPALVTKISEYVAEETDPDLIVHAIRFLREINNRSAVEALTPLFHHVSWRVRADAVDAVTRLVQKSEIRKQVDVLTIQDAFRERLRDEDGFVVSRAVAGLNILSTNEALDELIETVHRHPELASEVINMLVQNSSYRYRLQTHLKDFCTHENPTVRSAAISGLIFHLESGAEAEAYSALEDEEQAVRISALEALFRFTLQDIQLKLNSTSNLDSHNLGSHSESQTSGFIANALNFLNGSKSKKGTSEKDSVAADQSGSAQDEELLRIRNDKTLEEWIYNLSVPAHELLDSNSPQERLAAARFLALLGDEDAMKILLKFAEQRHYAEQISNLFPGLLWAEKESLTNELLKVAISQDEIIVIATQLAEGVDQRATQLLWSLLETPNANGHLVNSMHLIFLSEYFSASKYNLNEASASELKVFHEAMKKIVTEGSKWQQLAAFQLEVAADPKLAATLAETIFDDIEQSTELRQQALKVLLWSEGKSAAQSRSYSLLESEEELFAETALAYLALEKDGVASLSGGVVIYSYNTDGDDYHYREPKPIVPEAPEGLTLEQLEKFTESSDPQVLAQVGYFQTLLGETSYLPALIAVWEGNGQDERYRRLLYRALARVNDPQYFSILEEIYTQIQSQEYPEPSIKEFYWTIRIMTGPELLQLRKEIRDTHGAETLQ, from the coding sequence ATGAGTAGTCAACGAATCCCAATATTCCTGGCTGTCACGATGGGCTCCCTACTGATGCTCTCAGCTGTGAATCAGGTTCTTAGTCAGGATCTCGATGAGCGTCTGGAGAAAGATCTCTCAGGAAAAGTCGATGAAATCACAAGCGAGGAGCATCTCGTCACCTGGCTTCCAACAGTAACGGCTGCCAAGGAGAAGACCCGGATTCATCGAGCCCCAATTCTTGTTATCGGAGGGGCTGACTGGTGTGAACCGTGCCATCTTTTGAAAAAAGAACTGGCAGCCCCTTCAGTTCAATCTGAGCTGGAGCGGTGGGTTCCGGTCTATCTGGATGTAGAAAAAGAAGTGCAGACTGCTCGTGAATTGAACATGAGTTCAATTCCTGCACTCAGATTGCTCACTCCCGATGGCCGAGTTGTGGCCTCGATGCACGGAGTGATTCCAGCGGATGAACTCGCCATCTGGCTATCGGACCATTACGACTCAGCTGCGCAAACTTACTTAGGAGACTTAACTCAGCGAGGAACACCTAGTGCAATTGCAGTTGTACGCATCGTCCGTGAGTTCGGGAAACGTGATGCGGCTCTTCGGGAAGCTGCGATCACGCGGCTTGTGCCATTTCCGGAGATTGCAGCAGCTCATGTCGTCGCCAAATTGAGAGACGGAACGCTTTCGGAACGACTCTCTTCTCTTGAGTTGCTCTCGGTCTGGAAGGCGCCTGTTGATCAAATCGATCCTTGGATTCCAGAGTCCGTGAATGAAAGTCGGTTAGCGAAACTCAACACGTGGTTGGAAAACCAAAGCAGCGGAACGAATCAAGCAAACGATGGTCTGACACCTGTCGAAATTGTTGAAGCGGAGCGTCTGCTGCGACTGATGGTAACGGTCGATGCGGCAGCCGCAGCTTCGATGCGAGAGCAACTCTCCCGAATGGGAAATGGTGTCCTCCCGTTTCTAAAAGAAGCCCTTCTCTCAACAGATGATCCCGTCGACACAGAAAGGCTCACAGCAGCACGTTATCGATTGGCTGCCACCGGAGGGCGTGTACTCACATGGCCGGGTGGTTTGGAGCGAATGGCTTCATCGGACTTTGACGAAAAGGTCCAAGCTGTTGATGAATTTGCCAAGATGGCAACCCATGACGACGAGGAGTTGTTGCTCGCGCTCTTTGCAGACTCGTCTCCGTTAGTTCGTGAAATTGCAATTCGAACACTTCAGCGTGTTAGCGGAAAAAGTGCGAACGGTGCTCTTGTTAAACTTCTGAAAGACCCCGATCCGAATGTCCGTGCTGCTGTGCTGAAACAGCTGGCTGAAGAGCCAAGCCCAGCACTGGTCACTAAAATCTCAGAATATGTCGCAGAAGAAACCGATCCAGATTTAATCGTGCATGCCATCCGGTTCCTGCGAGAAATCAACAATCGTTCTGCGGTCGAAGCTTTGACTCCGCTGTTTCACCATGTCAGTTGGAGAGTCCGTGCGGATGCGGTCGATGCGGTGACACGGCTCGTTCAGAAAAGTGAAATCAGGAAACAAGTCGATGTCTTAACGATTCAAGATGCGTTCCGCGAACGACTTCGAGATGAGGATGGTTTCGTCGTCAGCCGGGCCGTTGCCGGGCTTAACATACTGAGCACCAATGAGGCATTGGACGAATTAATCGAAACCGTTCATCGGCACCCGGAACTGGCATCCGAAGTGATCAACATGCTTGTCCAGAATTCAAGCTATCGATATCGATTGCAAACACACCTCAAAGATTTTTGCACTCACGAAAACCCAACTGTGCGGTCCGCAGCAATCTCAGGACTAATTTTCCATCTTGAATCAGGAGCCGAAGCGGAAGCCTATTCGGCTTTGGAAGACGAGGAGCAGGCAGTACGAATTTCGGCACTTGAAGCACTTTTTCGCTTCACATTGCAAGACATTCAATTGAAGTTGAACTCGACATCAAACCTTGATAGTCACAATCTGGGGAGTCACAGTGAATCGCAAACGAGTGGATTCATTGCGAATGCGTTGAACTTCTTGAACGGCTCGAAGTCGAAAAAAGGAACTTCAGAGAAAGACTCTGTTGCTGCCGATCAAAGTGGTTCCGCTCAGGACGAAGAACTTCTGCGGATTCGAAATGACAAGACATTAGAGGAATGGATCTACAATCTCTCAGTCCCTGCGCATGAGTTACTCGATTCTAACAGCCCACAAGAACGCTTGGCTGCCGCTCGCTTTCTCGCTCTTCTAGGAGATGAAGATGCGATGAAAATTCTCCTGAAGTTTGCGGAACAAAGACATTATGCGGAGCAAATTTCAAATCTCTTCCCGGGGCTTCTGTGGGCAGAAAAAGAGTCCCTGACGAATGAACTTCTGAAAGTAGCAATATCTCAAGATGAAATTATCGTCATCGCCACACAATTAGCGGAAGGAGTCGATCAGCGAGCAACTCAATTGCTGTGGAGCTTGCTTGAGACTCCCAACGCCAACGGGCATTTGGTCAATTCAATGCACCTGATTTTTCTCAGCGAATACTTCTCAGCGAGTAAATATAATCTGAACGAAGCTTCAGCCTCAGAACTGAAAGTATTTCATGAAGCGATGAAGAAAATCGTAACGGAAGGATCAAAATGGCAACAACTTGCAGCGTTTCAACTTGAAGTCGCCGCCGATCCGAAATTAGCTGCGACCTTGGCTGAAACGATCTTTGACGATATAGAGCAGTCGACAGAATTGCGGCAGCAAGCACTGAAAGTGTTGCTATGGTCTGAAGGAAAGAGCGCTGCCCAGAGTCGATCGTACAGTTTACTGGAATCCGAAGAGGAATTGTTTGCTGAGACAGCTCTGGCTTATCTGGCACTCGAAAAAGATGGAGTTGCCTCCCTGAGCGGTGGGGTTGTGATCTACTCCTACAATACTGATGGCGATGATTATCATTATAGGGAGCCGAAACCGATCGTCCCGGAAGCTCCTGAAGGACTCACTCTCGAACAATTAGAAAAGTTCACAGAGAGTTCGGATCCGCAGGTCTTGGCACAAGTCGGATACTTCCAGACACTACTGGGTGAAACATCCTATTTGCCCGCACTCATCGCCGTCTGGGAAGGGAACGGACAAGATGAAAGATATCGTCGGTTACTCTATCGCGCATTAGCTCGCGTGAACGATCCTCAATATTTTTCAATTCTCGAAGAGATCTACACTCAGATTCAAAGCCAGGAATATCCTGAACCTAGCATTAAAGAATTTTATTGGACAATCCGGATCATGACCGGTCCTGAACTCTTACAACTTAGAAAAGAGATCCGTGATACACACGGTGCTGAAACTTTGCAGTAA
- a CDS encoding SIMPL domain-containing protein (The SIMPL domain is named for its presence in mouse protein SIMPL (signalling molecule that associates with mouse pelle-like kinase). Bacterial member BP26, from Brucella, was shown to assemble into a channel-like structure, while YggE from E. coli has been associated with resistance to oxidative stress.), with product MKPLSLILCLLGSFAYLTSPCLAQIGEPDSPGTITGTGKATLKVRPERMRLSIDLSSRGSEIDKAVKALQDRIDAARIQIKALGAIEETLQNTPPKIDTQKSLQHEQMRAQLAESLGRAGRSDDETDVDTLIIVSSSMSAEWDLAGLSDQELLVKSFTIQKQVRDAKLAKDDDKSQLSPEEQELLEEAQMFGRYSSGSEDEDGPEFFFYSTVKKEDYESALKSAVSRAKKQASLLATSAGVELGGIQELRLGGEFDLGFEYSGGYGYGARSSLLKLQAFQAEQEVDRETPLAYGIEASELTISIEVTAGYNIKE from the coding sequence ATGAAACCGCTCTCACTGATTCTCTGCCTGCTTGGTAGTTTTGCCTATCTTACTTCTCCCTGCTTAGCTCAAATCGGTGAACCCGATTCGCCAGGAACGATCACTGGGACCGGGAAGGCGACTCTCAAAGTCAGGCCGGAGCGGATGCGACTCTCCATCGACCTGTCCAGCCGTGGCTCGGAGATCGACAAAGCTGTCAAAGCACTTCAAGACCGAATTGACGCCGCCAGAATACAGATCAAGGCCTTAGGAGCAATTGAAGAGACTCTTCAAAACACACCACCAAAGATTGACACTCAGAAATCGTTGCAGCATGAACAAATGCGAGCCCAACTCGCAGAAAGCCTGGGGCGGGCCGGCAGGTCGGATGACGAAACGGACGTTGATACGCTGATCATTGTGAGTTCAAGCATGTCAGCGGAATGGGATTTGGCTGGACTCTCCGATCAAGAGCTACTCGTCAAATCGTTCACGATTCAAAAGCAGGTGCGCGATGCGAAACTCGCCAAGGACGATGACAAATCACAACTCTCCCCAGAAGAACAGGAGTTGCTAGAGGAAGCTCAGATGTTTGGACGTTATTCATCAGGCAGTGAAGACGAGGATGGCCCGGAGTTCTTCTTCTACAGCACCGTCAAAAAAGAAGACTATGAAAGCGCACTCAAAAGCGCGGTCTCTCGCGCCAAGAAGCAGGCGAGTCTGCTCGCGACGTCGGCAGGTGTCGAACTGGGGGGAATTCAGGAACTACGACTGGGCGGGGAGTTTGACTTAGGATTTGAATACTCAGGAGGGTACGGGTACGGAGCAAGATCGAGTCTTCTGAAACTGCAGGCGTTTCAAGCAGAACAGGAAGTTGATCGAGAAACACCTCTCGCTTACGGAATTGAAGCGAGTGAGCTGACCATTTCCATTGAGGTGACTGCTGGCTACAACATCAAAGAGTAG
- a CDS encoding aldose epimerase family protein, with the protein MWRLQFYVAVMATFLTTSISFSDVPVAQPFGKTKDGTPVDLYTLENQNGMKVDIMTRGATIVRIDAPDKNGNFADVVLGFDDVAGYESEENQYFGCTTGRVANRIAKGKFHLNGRDYTLAINNEPNHLHGGVERSLDKVVWKARPFENAEGQGVHLRYVSPHGEEGYPGTLSCKVEFLLHKATNDLQIRYWASTDQSTPVNLTNHSYFNLAGAGSPTVLNHELMLSCRQYTPVDETLIPTGEIESVTGTPLDFLSPQVIGERIEKFDDGPTIGYDHNFVIDGEAGNLRIAAKLKDPASGRVLTVKTDQPGVQFYSGNFLKGQTGKLGKTYPHRSAICLETQFYPDSINQPTFPSIVLKPWEEYRHECVYSFSAE; encoded by the coding sequence ATGTGGAGATTACAATTCTACGTAGCCGTGATGGCGACGTTTCTGACAACTTCCATTTCTTTTTCAGATGTTCCGGTCGCTCAACCTTTTGGCAAAACGAAAGATGGAACTCCGGTTGATCTGTATACGCTTGAAAACCAGAACGGGATGAAAGTCGACATCATGACCCGAGGTGCGACTATTGTCCGAATCGATGCTCCAGACAAAAATGGGAACTTCGCCGATGTTGTTCTTGGCTTCGATGATGTGGCTGGGTACGAGTCTGAAGAGAATCAATACTTTGGCTGTACAACGGGACGTGTGGCAAACCGGATCGCCAAGGGAAAGTTTCATCTCAACGGTCGAGATTACACGTTGGCGATTAACAACGAACCGAACCATCTGCACGGCGGTGTCGAGCGGAGTTTAGACAAGGTCGTTTGGAAGGCTCGGCCTTTCGAAAACGCAGAGGGGCAGGGCGTTCATTTGCGTTACGTTTCTCCGCATGGAGAAGAAGGGTATCCGGGAACGCTTTCCTGCAAAGTTGAATTCCTGCTTCACAAAGCTACGAACGATTTACAGATCCGGTATTGGGCATCCACCGATCAATCGACTCCCGTGAATTTAACGAACCATTCTTACTTTAATCTCGCAGGTGCAGGGAGCCCAACTGTTCTCAATCATGAACTGATGTTGTCCTGTCGCCAATACACTCCGGTTGATGAAACATTGATTCCGACCGGAGAAATCGAAAGTGTTACTGGAACTCCGTTAGATTTCTTATCCCCACAGGTCATTGGTGAGCGTATCGAAAAATTCGATGATGGCCCAACAATTGGCTATGACCACAACTTTGTGATTGATGGGGAGGCTGGCAACTTGCGAATCGCCGCAAAGTTGAAAGACCCAGCGAGCGGGCGCGTTCTGACAGTCAAGACGGATCAGCCGGGAGTCCAGTTCTACTCGGGGAATTTCCTGAAAGGACAAACTGGCAAACTGGGAAAAACTTATCCCCATCGGAGTGCGATCTGTCTGGAAACACAATTTTACCCTGATTCCATTAATCAACCGACATTCCCAAGCATCGTCCTGAAGCCGTGGGAAGAGTACAGACACGAGTGTGTCTATTCTTTCTCCGCTGAATAA
- a CDS encoding trypsin-like peptidase domain-containing protein produces the protein MTNSLRQAGTCLTLIIVALATSLRAEESEFHSLRDTMRTRIVAEALKSSVNIHTEKRQKSLDVVFSAGKSSKINGMGTGIVIDERGYLVTNYHVVQDVERLRITTYDGTEYDGRVLAYDSRQDLAIIKVDAVKPLTVAKMGSSSDLMLGEDVIAIGNAYGYESTVTQGIISHQSRDVEVNEEQSYQNLIQIDAAINPGNSGGPLLNADGEVIGINVAIRAGAQRIGFAIPIDDARKIVARLINIERHYQTYHGIRALDYKNGRDRKLVVQSTVANSPGAAAGLEDGDIILKSGTVDVVDAADLERSLIGKKPGEKVELVVKRADEEKTLDLVVSSVSASRAVAGRQTVPSRTVTQKQVTSKSVIEKSWNLLGLKLSKLPSEVSLAGQPYHGGLQVSDVRVNGPAYTKGIRKGDILVGLHIWETTNDENIEYVLNHPQLKTIGPLKFYIVRNGETLFGHFPLLVSQR, from the coding sequence ATGACGAATAGTTTACGTCAAGCTGGAACATGTTTGACACTCATCATTGTCGCACTCGCAACAAGTCTTCGTGCCGAAGAGAGTGAATTTCACTCTTTGCGAGATACGATGCGGACTCGCATTGTCGCAGAGGCATTGAAATCGAGTGTGAACATACATACCGAAAAACGCCAGAAATCCCTGGACGTCGTCTTCTCTGCGGGGAAGTCTTCGAAAATTAATGGGATGGGAACGGGCATCGTCATCGATGAACGTGGGTATCTTGTCACTAACTATCATGTTGTGCAAGATGTCGAGCGTTTGAGAATTACGACATACGACGGCACCGAATATGACGGCCGCGTGTTGGCGTATGACTCTCGACAGGATCTGGCGATCATCAAGGTGGACGCCGTCAAGCCGCTCACCGTTGCTAAAATGGGCTCATCTTCAGACCTGATGCTCGGGGAAGATGTTATTGCGATTGGGAATGCCTACGGCTACGAGTCAACAGTGACTCAAGGTATCATTAGCCATCAGTCCCGTGATGTTGAAGTCAACGAAGAGCAATCTTACCAAAATTTGATCCAGATCGACGCTGCGATCAATCCAGGTAACAGTGGCGGACCTCTTCTCAATGCAGATGGTGAAGTCATCGGGATCAATGTTGCCATCCGAGCGGGTGCTCAGCGGATTGGGTTTGCGATTCCTATCGATGATGCACGAAAGATCGTGGCTCGCCTGATCAACATTGAACGCCATTATCAGACATACCACGGTATCCGTGCTCTTGATTATAAGAACGGACGAGATCGCAAGCTTGTTGTGCAGTCGACTGTTGCCAACTCCCCCGGAGCCGCTGCCGGTCTGGAGGACGGCGACATCATCCTCAAGTCTGGTACTGTTGACGTCGTCGATGCCGCAGACTTGGAACGCTCACTCATTGGAAAGAAACCGGGTGAGAAAGTTGAACTCGTCGTTAAACGGGCAGATGAAGAAAAGACTCTGGATCTGGTTGTGTCGTCAGTCTCTGCGTCGAGAGCTGTCGCTGGACGTCAGACGGTCCCAAGTCGAACCGTGACACAGAAGCAGGTGACTTCGAAAAGTGTGATCGAAAAGTCCTGGAACCTGCTGGGATTGAAGCTGTCAAAACTTCCAAGTGAAGTTTCACTCGCCGGACAGCCTTATCACGGAGGTCTGCAAGTCTCAGATGTTCGGGTCAACGGGCCAGCCTACACGAAGGGAATTCGTAAAGGTGACATTCTTGTCGGGCTGCACATTTGGGAAACAACAAACGATGAAAACATCGAATATGTGCTCAACCACCCGCAGCTGAAAACTATCGGACCTCTGAAGTTTTACATCGTTCGTAACGGGGAAACGCTCTTCGGCCACTTCCCTTTGCTTGTTTCTCAACGATAA
- a CDS encoding tetratricopeptide repeat protein — translation MLQESPEDIFLNYAYAMELLKEGEIELAQKAFAKVRELNPDYVPAYFQEAQMLSQDDRIEEARSLLESGIKVARKTRDDHALGEMTEYMENL, via the coding sequence ATGTTGCAAGAATCGCCGGAAGATATTTTCCTCAACTACGCGTATGCGATGGAATTACTTAAAGAGGGAGAAATCGAACTGGCCCAAAAAGCTTTTGCTAAAGTTCGAGAACTCAACCCGGACTACGTTCCAGCTTATTTCCAAGAGGCACAGATGTTGTCACAAGATGATCGCATCGAAGAAGCCCGATCCCTACTGGAGTCGGGGATCAAAGTCGCCCGAAAAACGCGTGACGATCATGCTTTGGGAGAGATGACAGAGTACATGGAAAATTTGTAA
- a CDS encoding ATP-binding protein, whose amino-acid sequence MSAKKLTVVISQGQSKNPKHRNLEEEIAMKLLLKGDVEVSLVPHLYDMSADHTGMLFLKSVPGDLVFLSWLYPRGARWILDRQNVRGHEGISLITSEEDDDDEEKPEELHPDAIGALEVPDRHIYCIDLRVHSDAEPYLEEIERIVEEDAKETVDLLSWITGEPNADQLKRYLAPQPTNGEQVILPSPQEDSAPKRRWYPVIDYSRCTNCMECIDFCLFGVYGVDSIDRILVEAQDNCKKGCPACSRVCPENAIIFPQHKTPAIAGADGEVAGLKIDLSKLFGGGAGDALETAVAERDAELVKDGRDAVGMEVGLPKRQVNRENRPKDALDNLMDDLDALEV is encoded by the coding sequence ATGTCTGCCAAAAAATTGACTGTTGTCATCTCGCAGGGTCAAAGCAAGAACCCGAAGCACCGTAATCTCGAAGAGGAGATTGCGATGAAACTTCTTCTCAAAGGGGATGTTGAAGTCTCATTGGTGCCGCATCTGTATGATATGTCAGCTGATCACACAGGCATGCTGTTCCTCAAATCAGTCCCGGGGGACCTGGTATTTCTCTCTTGGTTATACCCGCGCGGAGCCCGTTGGATTCTCGATCGCCAAAATGTACGTGGCCATGAAGGTATCAGCCTCATTACTTCCGAAGAAGATGATGATGACGAAGAGAAACCGGAGGAACTCCACCCAGATGCAATTGGAGCCCTCGAAGTTCCTGATCGCCATATCTATTGCATCGACTTGCGCGTTCACTCTGACGCCGAACCTTATTTAGAAGAAATTGAGCGAATCGTTGAGGAAGACGCGAAGGAGACTGTTGATCTGCTCTCCTGGATTACCGGTGAGCCGAATGCAGACCAGTTAAAACGCTACCTCGCTCCACAACCGACCAACGGTGAGCAAGTCATCCTTCCCTCTCCGCAAGAAGATTCGGCTCCGAAGCGGCGTTGGTATCCGGTGATCGACTACAGCCGGTGTACAAACTGCATGGAGTGCATCGATTTCTGTCTATTTGGAGTCTATGGCGTCGATTCGATTGACCGGATTCTGGTCGAAGCTCAAGACAATTGTAAGAAAGGATGCCCAGCTTGCAGCCGTGTGTGTCCCGAAAACGCAATTATCTTTCCTCAACACAAGACACCCGCCATTGCAGGAGCAGATGGTGAGGTTGCCGGATTAAAGATCGATTTGAGCAAACTCTTCGGAGGCGGAGCCGGTGACGCACTTGAAACAGCGGTCGCTGAACGGGATGCCGAACTCGTCAAAGATGGACGTGATGCCGTGGGGATGGAAGTTGGTCTTCCGAAACGCCAGGTGAACCGCGAAAATCGTCCCAAGGATGCTCTCGACAATCTTATGGACGATTTGGATGCGTTGGAAGTCTGA
- a CDS encoding glycine cleavage system protein H, with amino-acid sequence MSDNLIFMMGSYEARIPTDRAYCENHMWAQEGPGGFQIGFTAYSVRLLQDIYFLEWTVDPYTVVKQKQEIGEVESSKAVSSLYPPGGGKILDFNEQLLDDPSAINTDGYGSGWLYQFETEMKFMTPQEYVDFLDTKWDETQRVIKGQVNEG; translated from the coding sequence ATGTCCGACAATCTCATCTTTATGATGGGCAGTTACGAAGCCCGAATTCCAACTGATCGAGCCTACTGTGAAAACCATATGTGGGCACAAGAAGGCCCGGGGGGATTTCAGATTGGGTTCACTGCGTACTCTGTTCGGCTTTTGCAGGATATCTACTTTCTTGAATGGACAGTTGACCCCTATACAGTTGTGAAACAAAAACAGGAAATTGGGGAGGTCGAAAGTTCGAAAGCTGTCTCCTCGCTGTATCCACCCGGCGGCGGAAAAATACTTGATTTCAACGAGCAGTTGCTGGACGATCCTTCTGCGATCAACACTGATGGATATGGGAGCGGATGGCTGTATCAGTTCGAAACCGAGATGAAATTCATGACTCCACAGGAGTACGTTGATTTTCTGGACACCAAATGGGACGAAACACAAAGAGTCATTAAAGGACAAGTCAACGAGGGTTAG
- a CDS encoding DUF4198 domain-containing protein, producing the protein MSLRIVTVAVLIALLGNSSYAHKLWVLPSQTQFSGDNAWVTVDACASNDLFYFNHIPLPLQFLEIVSPDGTKAEAVNQSMGKYRSVFDLELEQDGTYRIALMTKFVFASWKEGEEQKYWRGLAEEMEKEVPTDAEGVKVSQSLGRLETFVTKNNPSTDAVKPTGDGLEMIPVTHPNDLYVGEKATFKMLLNGQPQAGLEIAVVRGGTRYRNNLEEVNVKTNAQGEFTVNWDKPGMYWLSTSSRDEKTSLPQAKVRYLTYSATLEVLPE; encoded by the coding sequence ATGTCGCTAAGAATCGTTACAGTCGCTGTGCTGATTGCTTTATTGGGGAACTCAAGTTACGCGCACAAACTCTGGGTGCTTCCGTCTCAAACGCAGTTCTCTGGGGATAATGCCTGGGTGACGGTCGATGCCTGTGCATCGAATGACCTGTTTTATTTCAACCATATTCCTTTGCCACTTCAGTTCCTTGAGATTGTCTCGCCCGATGGAACGAAAGCGGAAGCTGTCAATCAATCAATGGGGAAATACCGCAGTGTCTTCGATTTGGAATTGGAGCAGGACGGCACTTATCGAATCGCCCTCATGACCAAATTTGTCTTCGCATCCTGGAAAGAGGGAGAGGAACAGAAGTACTGGCGTGGTTTAGCTGAAGAAATGGAAAAAGAAGTCCCGACTGATGCAGAGGGGGTTAAAGTTTCTCAAAGCCTCGGTCGGCTGGAGACTTTTGTTACCAAAAATAATCCATCGACTGACGCCGTCAAACCGACCGGTGATGGTCTGGAGATGATTCCTGTGACTCACCCCAATGATCTTTACGTCGGCGAGAAAGCAACGTTTAAAATGTTGCTGAATGGTCAGCCACAAGCCGGATTGGAAATCGCCGTGGTCCGTGGAGGGACTCGCTATCGCAACAATCTGGAAGAGGTCAATGTGAAAACGAATGCTCAAGGAGAATTCACGGTGAACTGGGATAAGCCCGGCATGTACTGGCTCTCCACATCCTCTCGGGATGAAAAAACATCACTGCCTCAGGCAAAAGTTCGCTACCTGACCTACTCCGCAACACTCGAGGTCTTGCCCGAATAG
- a CDS encoding DUF2271 domain-containing protein — translation MTKQSDVLIRQKWIVPVPCLVLFTCVTTLSLLGAPPPLNDASSKESVPLLVTVELPRLKVREYHRPYVAVWIEDGSRKLVKHVSVWYQQGANAEGHGEKWLPDMRQWWRRGGRKMDSSVDAVSGATRGVGKHLIRLTNKDLSELKPGKYNIVVEAAREVGGRELVRVPFSWPPKKSEQVQLSGKTELGQVSIQITPPGVQ, via the coding sequence ATGACAAAGCAATCAGACGTGTTGATCAGACAGAAGTGGATTGTTCCAGTTCCTTGCTTAGTTCTGTTCACCTGCGTGACGACCTTGAGTTTGCTGGGGGCTCCACCTCCTCTCAACGATGCAAGTTCAAAAGAGTCCGTTCCTTTGTTGGTGACAGTTGAACTCCCTCGTTTGAAAGTTCGCGAGTATCACCGACCTTACGTCGCAGTATGGATTGAAGATGGTTCACGGAAGTTGGTCAAACATGTTTCCGTCTGGTATCAGCAGGGAGCGAATGCAGAAGGTCACGGTGAAAAATGGCTTCCCGACATGCGGCAATGGTGGCGTCGCGGCGGTCGAAAAATGGACTCGTCCGTTGACGCTGTTTCGGGGGCGACTCGTGGTGTGGGGAAACACCTCATTCGCTTGACCAACAAAGATTTAAGCGAACTTAAGCCGGGAAAATACAACATTGTTGTGGAGGCTGCCCGGGAAGTTGGGGGACGTGAACTGGTTCGAGTTCCTTTTTCATGGCCTCCAAAAAAATCTGAACAAGTTCAACTCTCCGGGAAGACAGAGTTAGGGCAAGTTTCCATTCAAATCACTCCGCCTGGCGTCCAATAA